CTATTTGATTAATCGGATTGTATCCCTTTTCTTCTAACGCGGCATAAACTAATGTCAAGGTTTCTTTAACATTTTTTTCATGGTTTTCGCCAAAATCAAAACGAACTGTTTCATCTATTGAACTCACACTCTACACCCCATTCTTTATTGCCTCTAATCTATATTCTACAAGAAAGTTTAACAAACTACAATGTCTATTCGTATTTCATTTTTTAAGTTTTTCTTTTTTTTCTTACAATTCTTTAGAATAAAACATTTTTTAATAAAAAATTGGAAATTGTAACCGTAAATTCATCCTACTAGTTTTAAATTTTTAGCTTAATTAGTATTATTATCAACAGTCTTCTCTGGTTCACTAGTAAATTTCACTATTTTTAACTTAAGATTTTGATAATCATCTTCGTCTACCTTAACGTCTGCCGTTATTTTGAAGCTTTCCACATTTTTGGGTTTATTTAAACTAAACTTATAACTTGTATTATAGGCTACATCATAAACAATGTTGTATTCTTTTCTCCCAGTTTGAGCAATACTAGCTACTTTAATATCAAAAGAAACACGGTTTATTCCTTCTTCTGCTTGCATTGTTTTAATATACTCAGCAAAGGCCTTGTATTGTTCATTCTCTACACCCTCAGAAAAATAACCAATAAATTGTTTTTCGCTTGTAGCATCTGATTTAGGAATCCTACTACTAATTTCTCTATAAATACTGGATAATTGTTGTTCTGCCTGATCTTCACTCAATTGATTTTCAAAATCTGAATAATAGGTAGAAGAATAAGTCGTAATTTCTTCTTTTTCAGTTTTGATTGTACCCCAATCATATTTCTTTTTTAATTGTAGCTGCATTCCTTTTTCAAAGGCAATAGGTCCAACTTCTGTCTCACCATCTTTTATACTAGCAACCTTTTTATCATTTACAAAGACTTCTGCTCCATCTACATTGCTTTCCACAGTAAATTTGACACTCGTTAATTCTAAATCAACATTGCTAGTTACACTACCCAAAGTATAAGAAATAGTTTCTTTTGATTCATTGTGTAATTTTTCATTCTTAAGTTTTGCTTCTGATTTAAAAATGAAATCCCCAGGTAAATACGGTCCAACTTTTGTTGAATAAGATTTTTTGTCTGATTTTGCTACTTTTTCTTGATTAACATAAATTGTAGCATCTTTCCTATTAGTTGAAAGTTCCACATAGACTGGTTGAATTTTAAAGTTATATTTATCAAAAAATAATAAATGTTTGCCTTTTTTTTCTAAAGCAATATCTGACAGTTGATAATCGAACAATCCATTGCTATTTTTCAGACTTGATTCTAAACTTGCTAGGTAGCCTTTATTTTTACTAATAAATTTAATATAAGAGCCAACATTTTTTTTATCTAATTTTAATTCTCGATCGTCACTTACCAACATTTTAGTTACTTGATTCGTATTTTTTGTTTCAAGGGCTGTGACAAAGCGTTGAACTTGCTTTTCTTTAGTATAATACGTTTTCCCAAATGAAAAAATCCCAACACTGATCAACAGTACAACACCGATTAAAATAAATACCGTCTTTTGCTTCTTTGTTAGTGGTTTTCTAACTTTACTTTCTTTAGTATCTACTATCTTTTCTGTACTTTGATTGAACTCAATTTCAGGTCGATTTCCTGTCATTTCAACATGCAATGCGCTAAATTCATCATTTTGTTCAGTTGAAACAAACGAACTTCCACAATTCTCACAAAACAAGCTTTCTTCTTGGTTTTCTTGATGTCCACAATATA
The sequence above is a segment of the Carnobacterium gallinarum DSM 4847 genome. Coding sequences within it:
- a CDS encoding zinc ribbon domain-containing protein, which codes for MKNCLYCGHQENQEESLFCENCGSSFVSTEQNDEFSALHVEMTGNRPEIEFNQSTEKIVDTKESKVRKPLTKKQKTVFILIGVVLLISVGIFSFGKTYYTKEKQVQRFVTALETKNTNQVTKMLVSDDRELKLDKKNVGSYIKFISKNKGYLASLESSLKNSNGLFDYQLSDIALEKKGKHLLFFDKYNFKIQPVYVELSTNRKDATIYVNQEKVAKSDKKSYSTKVGPYLPGDFIFKSEAKLKNEKLHNESKETISYTLGSVTSNVDLELTSVKFTVESNVDGAEVFVNDKKVASIKDGETEVGPIAFEKGMQLQLKKKYDWGTIKTEKEEITTYSSTYYSDFENQLSEDQAEQQLSSIYREISSRIPKSDATSEKQFIGYFSEGVENEQYKAFAEYIKTMQAEEGINRVSFDIKVASIAQTGRKEYNIVYDVAYNTSYKFSLNKPKNVESFKITADVKVDEDDYQNLKLKIVKFTSEPEKTVDNNTN